A stretch of DNA from Triticum dicoccoides isolate Atlit2015 ecotype Zavitan chromosome 2A, WEW_v2.0, whole genome shotgun sequence:
TGGCGCGCCCTGCCCAAGCAAGCAGGTAATGCCTCGCCGTCGATCGAACAGTAGCATGAGTTCATGCCAATTTTTGCTTAAGGGAGAACTCGACTGATGCATGTGATGTGTTTTGGTTCGACAGGTTTGCTCCGGTGCGGCAAGAGCTGCCGCCTCCGGTGGATCAACTACCTCCGGCCCGACCTCAAGCGCGGCAACTTCACCGTCGAGGAGGAGGAGACCCTCATCAAGCTGCACAACATGCTCGGCAACAAGTGCGTTCATCGCTTTCCTTTTGCAGCACCCTGAAGAAAGCTCCATACATGTGTAATCAACTGCAGTGGGCTAACATTGCTGTCCAGGTGGTCCAAGATCGCGGCGTGCCTGCCGGGGAGGACCGACAACGAGATCAAGAACGTCTGGAACACGCACCTCAAGAAGCGGGTGGCGGCCAGCGCCGGGGAGCAGAAGAAGGGCGGGGCCAAGGGCAAGAAGAAAACCACCTGCGCCGACGTGCCGGCGCCGTCTCCGTTTCCATCCTCTTCCACAACCACCACGACCACCACCACGACCAACTGCTCCAGCGGCGAGTCCGGCGAGCAGAGCAACACCAGCAAGGAACTAGAACTAGAATTGGAGCTGGAGAAGATCGAGATCCCCATGCTGGACCTCGGCTTCGACCTCGACATGCTGCTGGACACGCACTGCCCGGCCATCTCTTCGGCGCCGACCTCGCGCTGCTCGTCCGCGTCCCCGCCGTGCGTGGTGGACGACGGCGCGCTGCTCGACCTGCCGGAGATCGACATCGTGCCGGAGCTGTGGAGCATCATGGACGGCGAAGGCGGCGCCGGCGCCTGCGCCGAAACGGCGCAGGTCCCGTGGAGCAATGCGGCGCCGTGCGACGGCAAGGGACCAGAGGCGAGCGCCGCAACGGCCGACGACGAGGACGGAAAGGAGTGGTGGTTGGAAGATTTGGAAAAGGAGCTGGGCCTGTGGGGGCCCATCGACGACTACCAGTACCAACAACCGGACCCGCAAGGCCTGTCGGGTCGCGCGGACCCGCTCTCCGCCAGCGTGGACGACCCCGTGTCGTCCTACTTCCAAGCCGGCCCCGCCAGCGCCACGTCAACCATCCATGGGCCCGAAGCCTCTGCAGTTCTCACAGACATCCCCATGGGTCTATGAGATCACTCGGTATATATAAACCGTCCGATCTCTTAGTATAGAAACAAGCACCGCGATCGGACGGCCACGACTGATGTAGGTAGGTTACCTAACACGGGATCCGGACAAGCTACGGCCGGGTCGTATTGGGCGAGTAAAGTTTTATTTGTAGTGTAGGATAAAAAAGGTGACTCTTGGACTCGAAGTGCTCTGGGAAGAAACTAGAGTACCACCACTGCCTACTTGTCTATCTATATGATAAAACCTATGTAAGCTGCTTCGTTGTCGATGGACCATGGCTCCAAATCTCACGTGGTGGAGATGAATGGTACGCCTCGTTGAATATTCCGCGTCCCTCACCTAAGCTCAAGTACATCATCATCAAGCATAGCGCAACAGCAACCCTTGTTTCGTCATCCACTGGTACCGGAGCAAGAAAATGGGCTTAGGCCTTTTACAATGCtagatgcttaggaagatgtttaaAAAAATAAATCCGATTTTTCTGAAGCATCAGTGACTATTTATATAAAAAAAACGCCTAACTAAGCACCTATCCTGTAAAAATAAGTACCGATGCTTAGAGAAAGTTTAgcttatttctctaagcaccttgcattgtacaaggcctgtcTAATTTAGGTCCACGATGATATATATTTTATGTGTTcctaaaaaatatattttatgtgACGTCGTTTCTTATTTTTCCCGGAACAAGAGACTGGCAAGTACAATAAAATTCATCTACACTGGATTTATCAAGAAAATAAAGTCATCTACACTGGGCTAATCTTATTTCCTTGATGGGCTGGAAGGATTTAACTCATCTAACCACTGGGCCAACGGACAAGTATGAACAACAGAATTGTATTCCGACTTTAGGTCCACCAAGGTCAATTGTTTTTTTTCCTGCAAGGCAATATATTTCGCAATTTTgtcactaaaataaaataaaatttggcAGCTCTTCTCCCCCCTACAACAGCAACAAACCCCCGACCCCCAACCCCCGGAGGAGCAAAAGCGAAGCGAGCTCCACCCCGCTCCACGATTCCGCCACCGGCGACAACTCCGATCGAGCTCCGGCCATGGCGGTTGCGTCCGCCGTCTCCTCCTCTTCGAGGGCGCTGGGATCTCACCGCGACGTCCCCGCCCATAGCTTCTCGGCCGAGGCATTCTCCTCGTCCTGGTCGCGCCCCGTCGAAGCGAGGCCGGTGtcgtgtggcggcggcggcggcggcggcgaggatgaCATGCTCGACCTGGACTCCCCGTGGGTGGCGGAGGGCGAGACGGAATCGAGGTTggaggcggccgcggcggcgggacTTTACCTCCGCGCCGAGGAGCAGGGGGGCGAGGATGAGATACGAGACAACCGGCAGCGACAGGAGGACGAGGTCTGGTAACTAATCAAATTGGGGAAACTTCGCTAATCTCGTAGCATTGGTCTGTGGTGTGAGAATTGCAATGCAATTTCTCTGTTCGTACGACTATGGTGCTGACCTGCAGCGTTGGGAGTATTTGGAATTACCAGGATTTGGGCGAGGGTTTTGCCAGAGAATAACTATGAGAACTACGAAATTCTATTAAGAAATATATTGCTGGTCCTTTGCACTATTTCAATTTGGCGCTTGTAGCATTTTAATTTGAGTTACTCCTGTCCCGCAAATTGATTTTGAATTACTTCTGGATCCTGGTAAATTGCATACAAGGGAAAGAAGCTTTGTTTTACGCGTGTACTGAATTTAGGCTGTGTTGATTCTGAATTTATGAGTGTCTCCGCTTCATCCAGCATTGTTACTTTGCACTATCGTATAACAGGTCATTTGTTTGCTCACTTGATCTCATCATTTACTGCAGTTGATGGCATTGGAAGCGATATATGGGGATGACCTGGTTGAATTTGAGAGCAAAGAAGGGCTCCATTATTTCCAGGTTTCCTGTGCTGGCCATATGTGGTTTTTCAAATTGCCATCAGTGATATTTCCTCTTCTTCCCAGGAAGTGAAAATATGGGTTTAAtggtttttcttctttttatttaattACAGATTTACATACATTATGATCTGCATGATGGCGCTGAAGTGTGTGCTAAATTGTCTTCAGCTAGCGGAAATCGAAAAGATGGATGTCCTAATGATTGTACAGAGGAACATGATGATGAACCAGATGAATTCTCTTACACGTGCAACTTTGAGCACCTGCCTCCTTTGATACTGACATGCTTGCTTCCGAAGTCCTACCCAAGCAAAGACCCCCCATATTTTAATGTCACTGCTAAATGGATGGATGGGCATAATGTTTCTCAACTCTGTGAGATGCTTGACACCATTTGGGCAGAGCTACCAGGGCAAGAAGTGGTATACCAGTGGGTTGAGTGGATACGTAACTCTTCTTTGTCATATCTCCTGTTTGATGGTAAAATCACATTGGGTTCAGATTGTCCAACCCACAAAGGAGATAACCGTGCAATCTCAAGAAATCTCTCACTGGAGTCTGTGATCCCTTCAATGCTTAATTACAGCAGTAAGAAGCAGTACGAAGCTTTTCTCGAGAATCTCCATAAATGCAGGATATGCCTTAACCAGAGCAAAGGTAGGCCTTTTCTCTTTTTGCTTGTTCGTGCAGCCATACCAATGATTATTCCGTTTTAATGGATTGGCCTGGGCTTTCTTTTGAAGAATACCACTTATTCTATGGCGATCAGTCCACACTGTACTTTGTAATCTTGTTTAACTGTGCCCTTGTGGTAACCAATACCTGGCTGATATGTTGATGCTTCATAGTGGTGATTAAGAACCAATGAACCTGTTATTTATTTCTAGTCGAGTTTCTTAAGAAACTGAATGAGGCTCATTAAATTCATTTCCTTAGTAAACTAACTTCCATTCTGAAACAACCAGGTTCAAACTTCGTCAGGCTTCCATGCCAGCACTTATTTTGTGTGAAATGCATGGAGACCTTATGCAGGATGCATGTGAAGGAAGGTACCGTGTTTCATTTGGTGTGCCCTGAGACGAAATGCAATGCTTCTATTCCACCATATCTGTTGAAGAGGCTTCTGAGGGAAGAAGAGTTCCAACGTTGGGATAGGCTTGCTCTTGAGAAAGCATTGGACTCGATGTCAGATGTGGTTTACTGTCCCAAGTGTGCGATCGGTTGCTTGGAAGATGAGGATAACAATGCACAATGTCCAAAATGTTCCTTTATCTTCTGCTCGTTTTGCAAGGACCCACGCCATCCAGGGAAACAGTGTCTAACTGCAGAACAAAAGCTCCAGCGCAAACAGGTAAAATATCAGCATTGGTGGAAACTTAGAAAGTTAGAATCTAGGGTATTTTGTTTCAAACTTGCATTCATATTTAACTGTGCAGTTCATATGCATCTTGGTAGAGTGTAGCTCAATAAAAGTCTTGTGGTTTAAATCCTTCAATGATACAATTAAGATCTTTGGACAGTACCATACACCTTTGGACCTCTTTGCTGCGGAGTTACTTATCAACTGTTGACATGTTACTAAACATTTTCTATCCGTTGTCTGCAATTTTATGTTTGCAGGCGTCAGGCAGGATGACTGAGTGGGAGATGGTAAAAGAAATGCTGAGTATAAAAAAGCTGTACAGAGATGCTATATTATGTCCAAAATGCAAGATGCCCATCAGCAGAACTGAAGGGTGCAACAAAATAGAGTGCGGCAACTGTGGTCAGTTCTTGTGCTTCCGCTGTGGCAAGGCCATAACTGGATATGATCATTTCAGGTAGACTGTTCAAAATTCAAAGTTACTAGGTTCTTTAAAAGCAAGGGAATCCAGTCAGGATCATGGGCTTAAGTATCTTTATCCATGTGTGATTTGATAAACTATAGTGTAAATCCATCCACTGTAGGAGTAAAGGCTGTCAGCTCTTTGCGCCTGTTGACAATGACACGACGGTGTGGCAGAGGCAAATGGAAGTGCTGAAAAATGAAAGAGGCATGCGAGCTCAGAGGCGCCAGGTAGCTGGAAGCGATACCGTGAAGTGTCCAAAATGCCGTCAAGAAGTACTCAAGGTAACTAAACCTGTCTTTCGAATCTGGAATATGACAGAAGTGGCATCCATTCTGGTCAGTTTCGCAAGGGTGGTTACTGATGACTAATTTAAACATCGTCAGTTTATCTCTCTATGCATGATCTAACCAATGACCATATGCATCCAGGATGATGATAAATACATTTACTGCTGGACGTGCCGAGCTAGCTATTCCACACGGTCCAAGCAGCACGGGCAGGGCAGCAGCAGGTCGAGGATGCGAGGCAAAGGGGCCATCAAGGATGATCAGGGGGATGCATGAAGCTGAAAAGTTTGTAGAGTTGTTCCTGTGCTACCGTTGTCACAGTTTCGCAGGATTTTGCCGTTGGCGTCAAACGCTGGATCTGACGTTATGTGTAGCTGAATACGACGTTACGCGTATGGATAAATGACCATACCTGACAAGCTAGGGTAACTGGGTTGGAGAAACCAGAATGAGAAATTGCCGATCGGTGTTTCTACTTTTCTCAACAAAAGCTCGTGTATCTCAGCGTGCCCAGGGCCTTTTGTGCACACAGTTAACGTACAGTATATATGCAATAATTCTGTAAAGTTACGGCTCGGCATGCAGAATTGCTATGTTCTGTCCTGATTCTGTCGCTCAACTCGACTTGTAAATTCAGTTTGTTGGACATAAACACAAGCAAGTAGTATAATATAGTACAACCAAGTACTACATTACTAATGCTTCTCTAAATAAACTTCGTCATAAGGAATCTTTCATAATACATGATTCTTTTGAAGAAAAGGCAGGCGCTCTGCCATTCAGTTTGATGAAGAAAAAAACATATTTTCAATAATAATGCCTCAAAGAGGCATTGTTTTCAATAGAACCGGCACTATTGGAGTCTCCTGGGTCGTGTGAGAAAGCGTACTGTGATAAATCTCACGCATTAAACGACCATTTTGCATGCTCAtgaattttaaaaagtgttcacaaatttgaaatttGTTCTTGAtttttttccatgagatattttttaaatgttcatgaattaataaacaaatcatgaattttaaaaactTCACAAATTTGTAAAAAAATTGTGACTTAATAAAATGTTCGCAAAaataaaaactactccctccgtcccataatgtaagacatttttggaAGCTAAGATAGCTTGCAAAactgtcttatattatgggatggagggactaTTCCTGAATTTTACTAATGTTCAAGAATTAGGAAAATGTTCCTGAATTTGAAAGAATGTTTGTGAATTTGGAaatgttcaaaaatttgaaaaaatgttcatgaattaggaGAATTTTCACGAAAATGAGAAAATGTTTGCAAATATTTAAAATGATCCTGAATTTTAATAAGTTCACAAATTGAGAAAAATATTCATGAAACCGGAAAATATTCATGGGTTTTAAACATGTTCACGAATTTGAAGGAATGTCCATGAATTTAAtaaagttcacaaattttaaaaaatgctcATGAATTAAAAAAGTGTTCACAGAATTTCAAAAATGCTCATGAATTCAAGAAAATaatcaaaaaaaattaaaatcttacaaatttgaaaaatagattcctgaattttaaaaatgttcttgaACTGGAAAATATTCCTGTGTTTAGAAAATGTTAGCGAATTTGGAAAATGTGAACTTTATGGTCACCCGCTCTTGTCATTCCGATATGCTCTGTCGCAACTACCCGGGATGAGTGCAATAGTGCAGGCGGCGGCTATTTACGAGTTCATGGGTTGTGGCTTAGGTAACCCGGCGTGAGAAGCCGCGGACTGCCCTGACTCGAATTGAGCAACGTCGGCTCACCCGACCCACGCGGCGCATCTTCGTCCGACTCCGACAAGGACTCGGTGGTCTGCGTGCTCAAGTCTTGATCTTTAAGCACCAAATAATTGGTCGCCTGCCACCGCCGCAAGAACACTTGGATGCTCATTGAGGCTTCATTGGGATGTAGGATGACTCGACGGCCCTGGCAATGACCACTACACCCCCTTCAACCTCTAGTTCCATATTGGAGGAAGAAAGGGATCTCGCCGGTGATTCTTTTAAAATTTTATATGTTAGTATTTCCTAATATTTCATTTCCTTGGTTGAAATATGTTGTCCTGTCCTAAGTTTTATTTTGTCGTATGTTGAGCTATCGAATGTCTTATGTTGATATACTGAATATTGAATGTTGATCTATCAAATGTTGTAGGACAAATGGTGCTTGACGTCCTGCTGCCGCAGACAGATGGGGNNNNNNNNNNNNNNNNNNNNNNNNNNNNNNNNNNNNNNNNNNNNNNNNNNNNNNNNNNNNNNNNNNNNNNNNNNNNNNNNNNNNNNNNNNNNNNNNNNNNNNNNNNNNNNNNNNNNNNNNNNNNNNNNNNNNNNNNNNNNNNNNNNNNNNNNNNNNNNNNNNNNNNNNNNNNNNNNNNNNNNNNNNNNNNNNNNNNNNNNNNNNNNNNNNNNNNNNNNNNNNNNNNNNNNNNNNCCCATTGCCCTTGAAGATGCTCTAAGTCGGTTCATAAGGTCCATGGACTTACGTTTTCAATAGGCTAACTTGATTTGACTATTTACTTTCCAAGTTCGGACCAAGTTTTCGAGTACTTCATAGGGGGAGGGGGCATGTAAGGATGATAAACTACCTAGCTCTTCAAGAGGTAGTTGATGGATAACACACTTTTGAAAGTGCTCACGAGCTCATATGCTCCCCAGAGAACAGTAAAATttgaaaaatagtaaaaaaatcataaaattctgAATCCTTTTTGTGATAAACACTGTTGAATGTTTCAGTTGCATACAAAAATTTGGGATGAAATGACATTCATGGAGGTATGAGCAAAAAAAAATGCCCCAAAATGCTCCCAACAATATTTTCTCCGGAGCATCGACATG
This window harbors:
- the LOC119356368 gene encoding myb-related protein Zm1-like, which produces MGKGRAPCCAKVGLNRGSWTPEEDMRLIAYIQKFGHANWRALPKQAGLLRCGKSCRLRWINYLRPDLKRGNFTVEEEETLIKLHNMLGNKWSKIAACLPGRTDNEIKNVWNTHLKKRVAASAGEQKKGGAKGKKKTTCADVPAPSPFPSSSTTTTTTTTTNCSSGESGEQSNTSKELELELELEKIEIPMLDLGFDLDMLLDTHCPAISSAPTSRCSSASPPCVVDDGALLDLPEIDIVPELWSIMDGEGGAGACAETAQVPWSNAAPCDGKGPEASAATADDEDGKEWWLEDLEKELGLWGPIDDYQYQQPDPQGLSGRADPLSASVDDPVSSYFQAGPASATSTIHGPEASAVLTDIPMGL
- the LOC119356369 gene encoding E3 ubiquitin-protein ligase RNF14-like; translated protein: MAVASAVSSSSRALGSHRDVPAHSFSAEAFSSSWSRPVEARPVSCGGGGGGGEDDMLDLDSPWVAEGETESRLEAAAAAGLYLRAEEQGGEDEIRDNRQRQEDELMALEAIYGDDLVEFESKEGLHYFQIYIHYDLHDGAEVCAKLSSASGNRKDGCPNDCTEEHDDEPDEFSYTCNFEHLPPLILTCLLPKSYPSKDPPYFNVTAKWMDGHNVSQLCEMLDTIWAELPGQEVVYQWVEWIRNSSLSYLLFDGKITLGSDCPTHKGDNRAISRNLSLESVIPSMLNYSSKKQYEAFLENLHKCRICLNQSKGSNFVRLPCQHLFCVKCMETLCRMHVKEGTVFHLVCPETKCNASIPPYLLKRLLREEEFQRWDRLALEKALDSMSDVVYCPKCAIGCLEDEDNNAQCPKCSFIFCSFCKDPRHPGKQCLTAEQKLQRKQASGRMTEWEMVKEMLSIKKLYRDAILCPKCKMPISRTEGCNKIECGNCGQFLCFRCGKAITGYDHFRSKGCQLFAPVDNDTTVWQRQMEVLKNERGMRAQRRQVAGSDTVKCPKCRQEVLKDDDKYIYCWTCRASYSTRSKQHGQGSSRSRMRGKGAIKDDQGDA